The genomic interval CATAATTAAAAATACCAAATACTAGAAGCAACAAAATTATTGCAGTTATTATGGCAGATTTTTTTTTATGTTTAGTTTCTAGAATTGGCATTATTTTCCTTTAACTGCTAAAATCATTTTTAACTTATTCTTATTAGCAATGTCGATTACTTTCATCACGTTTTTATAAGGCACATCTTTATCTCCTCTTATAATTACTGTTTTCTTTTTATCTACACCTACTCTATTAAGTATTTCTAATTCTAAATTGTTAGAATTGATTTTAGTTTTATCAATATAAAAACTTGAATTCTTAGTAATTGAAACTGCAATTGAAGTATTATTTTCAGTTTTCCCTCCAGCTTTTGGTAGTAAAACATCAATTGCACTAACAGTTACCAATGTTGATGTTAACATAAAAAATATCAACAGCAAAAAAACAATATCCGTCATAGACGACATATTAAAATTTGGATTGACTTTATTTCTTCCTCTTAAGTTCATTTATAAATATTAAATGATTAAAAATTTAGAGATTTAAAAACTAGTAATCTATAAATTCTTGAATTTTTCAATTATTAACTCTTTCAATAGGTTTAAACTGGTTCATTTAATAAATCAAGAAACTCTACCGATTTCGCTTCCATTTGATAAACCACTTTATCAGTTTTAACTACTAAATGATTATATGTAATATAGGCGATAATCCCAACGATCAACCCTGCAACTGTTGTTGTCATTGCTGTATATAATCCATCTGACAATAATTTAATATCAATTTGCCCACCAGAATTTGCTATTTCATGAATAGCAATAATCATTCCAATTACAGTCCCTAAAAAGCCTATCATCGGTGCTGCACCTGCTATTGTTGCTAAGACAGAAACATTTCTTTCTAATTGATACACCTCTAATTTCCCTGCATTTTCTATGGCTGTATTTATATCTTCCAAAGGCTTTCCTATTCTAGAAATTCCTTTTTCTATTAATCTTGCAGTAGGAGAATCTTTGCTCTTACATAAAGAATCTGCTGCTTCTAATTTACCATTTGCAACATAATCTTTAATCTGATTCATAAAGTTCTTATCAACTTTAGATGCTGCTTTAATGGCAAAAAATCGCTCAAAATAAATGTAAAGCGCAACTGCTAATAAAACGAATAAAATTCCAATAATGATTTGGCCGCCTAAACCACCATCCATAATTAGCTTATAAATAGATAATGTTTTTTCTTCTGAAACTACTTCTTCTAACAATTCTTTTTTTTCTTGAATAAATGATATCATGTATAAAATTTATGTTCTTTATAAATAACGACTTATTTTTTCTTTAATTGTTTCATAAAAAAATGTCATTCTAAAAATTTAAAATGACATTCTTACTATTTCTTTATTTTTTTGATTAAATAATACTTCTCATCAACATAAAAGTAATACAGCCAACAAAAAAACCAATGAAGGCTAACCAAGATATCTTTTTTAGATACCAGAAAAAATCTATTTTTTCCATTCCCATCGCAACAACACCAGCTGCAGAACCAATAATTAACATAGATCCACCAGTACCAGCGGAAAAGGCTATAAAGTGCCATAAAGGATTGTCGACTGTTTCTGAGAACATTCCTAATGAAGCCGCCACTAAAGGTACATTATCTATAATTGCAGAACCAACTCCCAATAACATTACAACTAAATCTGAAACTAAAGTTCCGTTTGGCTCAGTTCCCATTAAAGGAATTGATTCTTTTAGCATTTCAGCAAAACCAAATAAAATCCCTAAAGATTCTAAAGCAGCAACTGCCATTAAAATTCCTAAGAAAAATAAAATACTTGGCATTTCTATTTTAGATAATGATGAATGAACTGGGCTATGATGTGCATGTTCTTCATGTTCTTCTGCTTCGTCTCCAATTGCACTTGAAATTGAAAATTTAGATCTACTATAGATTTCAGCAAAAGTTGCTACTACTGCTAATGATAACATCATACCTACATAAGGTGGCAAATGGGTAACAGTTTTAAAGAAAGGCACAAATACAATGGCTCCTAAACCTAAATATAACATCGTTGCGCTGTGTTTTCCTGGTTTTGAATTTTCAGCTTTTTCATCTGTTTCAATTTCTCCTTTAAATGCAGGTAAAAATGAAGCAATAAAAGTTGGCACAACCATACATAATACAGATGGTAAAAATAGATAGATGAAAAGCATTGGAGTACTTACTTTTTTACCAATCCAAAGCATTGTCGTTGTTACATCACCAATTGGAGACCAAGCTCCACCAGCATTTGCAGCAATAATAATTAAACCTGCAAACCAAATTCTATCTTCTCTACGTTTAACTATTTTTTGTAAAATTGAAATCAATACAATTGTAGCAGTAAGATTATCTATAATTGCTGATAAAAAGAATGCTAAAATTCCAAAAAGCCATAAAATCTTTTTCTTACTCTTCGTTTTTACGTAGCTTTTAATTGTAGAAAAACCATCAAAATAATCAATGATTTCAACAATAGTCATTGCTCCTAAAAGAAATACTAAAATTTCTGCTGTTTTACCTAAATGATGTAATAATGTTTCTTCTACTAAATGTAATTTTTCTTCATGTAATAAACCAGGGAAATTATCTACTAAAGCATGTTTACTAGAATCAAACCATGTTGAAAAACCATCAACTCCAACAGCTACCATCGCCCAACAAATAGCCATCATAGCTAAAGCTGGTATCAATTTATCTAGCTTTAAATTATGCTCAAGGGTGATAGCTAGGTAACCTACTACAAAGATTAAGATGATTAATGATTCCATATTTTTATTTTAAATTAATTGTTTTAATGCGATTTCAAAAGCAGTCTCGCTTATGTTTTTCTTTGAATTATTTTTTTCAAATGTTTTTTCTAATGCTTTCTTAATAATACTTGAAGTATCTTCAAAAATCGCTTCATCTGTCATGGCAACTCTACGTTCCATAAAGTAAGCAAATACTCTTGCCATTCCACAATTTGAAATAAAATCCGGTATTAAACTCACTTTTTTATCAGTGTCTTCCATTATAGATCCGAAGAAAATTTCTTTATCTGCAAATGGCACATTAGCACCACAAGATATAACTTCTAATCCAGTTTCAATCATTTGATTTATTTGGTCCTGAGTAATCAATCTTGATGCAGCACATGGTGTAAATATTTCACAAGGTAAATTCCAAATACGATCATTTATTTCCTTAAACGGAATCATATTTTTTGCAACCAAAGTATTTCCATCTTTTTGTAGAAAAAATTCTTTAATTTCATCAAAAGAAAAACCATCTTCATTTATAACCCCTCCAACTCTATCAATAATCCCAACAACTTTAGCACCCATTTGTGCTAAATAAAAAGCAGCTGCGGAACCTACATTTCCAAAACCTTGAACAATAGCTTTTTTTCCTACAATAGATCCACCATAAATATCATAATAATGTTTTACAGCAATGGCAACGCCAAAACCTGTAATCATATCAGCAATAGTATATTTTTTAAATATATCTGGCGAATACTTATCACTTTCAATTACCTTAATTACTCCATGACGTAATTGACCAATTCTATTTATTTTATCAGCTTCAGTTGGTTTAAAATGACCATTAAAAACACCTTCTTGAGGATGCCAAACACCACTATCTTCAGTAATTGGGATTACTTCATGAATTTCGTCTACATTTAAATCTCCTCCTGTTCCGTAATAATTTTTTAATAACGGAGAAACCGCTTTATACCAACGTTCTAAAACTCCTTTTTTACGAGGATCATTTGGATTAAAATTGATGCCCGATTTTGCCCCACCAATAGCTGGACCAGAAACAGTAAACTTCACTTCCATGGTTTTTGCAAGCGATAAAACCTCATTCATATCTAAACCTTCACGCATTCTTGTTCCACCACCAGCAGCTCCACCACGTAATGAATTTATAACTGTCCAACCTTCTGCTTCTGTTTCTGGATCTTTCCAATTAAAAACAATTTCAGGTTGTTTATTCTCGTATGCTTTAAGTAATTCCTTCATTATTTATTTTTAAAATTTTTCAACTTAATAGTTCTCATCAATATCAATTTTTTCGGTATTGATTAAAGTTAAAGTTGGTTCATTTTAAAAAATTTAAAGATTATTATTTACAAAATTCACAGTTACACAAACTTACTGTAAAAAAGTGATTGTTCAAATAGATATTATAAAATTAAGGATAAAATAGTACACCTGATGAATGATCTTTTTTTGCACCAGTTACACTCTGCAAACAATTAATTTGATTCTTAGTTTTTAATACCCCAAGAAAAGCAAAAATCAATGCTTCTTTAAAATCAATGAGCTGTTTATCTGGTAGTTGAATTTTAGTTTCTGAATAAAATTCTACTCTACTTATTAAAAATTTATTAAAAGCACCACCACCAGTAATTAAAATTGATGAAGAATTTTTATACACCATTGAAATTTGTATTGCTACATGTTCAATAAAAGTTTTTAAAATTGATGCTATATTATTTTCAAAACTGTCGATCAAAGGAAAAATAGCAGATTGAACCCACTCCAAACCTAACGATTTTGGCGCAGCAGTTTTATAAAATTCTAACGAATTTAAAGTATCTAATAATTGTTGATTTATTTTCCCTTTAGAAGCTATTTCTCCTTTATCATCATACATAAAACCTAATTTTTGCACATAATGATTCAACACAATATTAACAGGACAAATATCAAAAGCAATCCTTTTATTACTTTCTCTAAAAGAAATATTAGCAAAACCACCTAAATTTAAACAATAGTCATAATCAGAAAATAATAATTCATCTCCAATGGGAACTAATGGCGCACCTTGACCTCCAAATTTTACATCTTGAGTTCTAAAGTCGCAAACTACTTTTTTATTAGTAATTTTTGCAATTTGTTCACCGCTTCCAACCTGTAATGTAATTCCTTTATCAGGTTGATGCAAAATAGTATGTCCGTGAGAAGCAATAAAATCAACAACCTTAATTTTATTCTTTTTAGTAAATTCATTTACTTTTTCTCCTAAATATTGACCATAATCAATATCTAATTGATATAATTCATCAGTTGAAAAATTTATCGCTTTCTGTAAATTTTCTTTCCAATCATTTGAATATGAAATTGTTTCAGAAAAAATAATTTTAAAGTTTTTATAATCAGATTCATCAAAATAAGCATAAACAATATCTAACCCGTCTAAAGAAGTACCAGACATCAATCCAATAACATAACAAAAATCACTATTCATATCCGTAAAAATAACAAAACTTTGTTACATATTTATTACGTAAATCGTATCTTTGAGTCTATTTTTTACGAATTTAATAATATTATAAATAATGGATTTTAGCTTAACAGAAGAACACATAATGATACGTGATGCAGCAAGAGATTTTGCGCAAACAGAATTACTTCCAGGAGTGATTGAAAGAGATAATAAGCAAGAATTCCCCCAAGAAATAGTAAAAAAAATGGGAAACCTTGGTTTTTTAGGAATCATGGTAGATCCAAAATATGGAGGTAGCGGAATGGACGCCATATCCTACGTATTAATTATGGAAGAATTATCTAAAATTGATGCATCTGCTTCTGTAATGGTTTCCGTAAATAACTCATTAGTTTGTTACGGTTTAGAAGCTTACGGATCCGAAGAACAAAAGCAAAAATATTTAACAAAATTAGCAACTGGAGAATTTATAGGTGCATTTTGTTTAAGTGAACCAGAAGCAGGTTCAGACGCAACTTCACAAGCAACAACTGCTGAAGATAAAGGAGATCATTATTTGATAAATGGAACAAAAAATTGGATTACGAACGGAGGTCGATCAGATGTTTATTTAGTAATTGCACAAACCGATAGAGAAAAAGGACATAAAGGAATCAATGCTTTTATTGTTGAAAAAGGAACAGAAGGATTTCATATTGGTCCAAAAGAAGATAAATTAGGAATTAGAGGTTCAGACACACACACATTACAATTTAACGATGTAAAAGTACCTAAAGAAAATAGAATTGGCGAAGACGGATTTGGATTTAAATTCGCCATGAAAACATTATCAGGAGGTAGAATTGGTATTGCGGCACAAGCATTAGGTATTGCATCTGGAGCTTATGAATTAGCTTTAAAATATTCTAAAGAACGTAAAGCTTTTGGAACAGAAATATGTAATCATCAAGCAATTGCGTTTAAATTGGCAGATATGCACACAGATATCGAAGCCGCTAGAATGCTAGTGATGAAAGCTGCTTGGGACAAAGATCAAGGTAATAATTACGATAAATCTAGCGCAATGGCAAAACTTTATGCGTCTAAAGTTGCTATGGAACACACCGTTGAAGCAGTTCAAATTCATGGTGGAAATGGATTTGTAAAAGAGTATCATGTAGAGCGTTTAATGCGTGATGCAAAAATCACTCAGATTTATGAAGGAACTTCAGAAATACAGAAAATCGTAATTTCTAGAAGCGTTATTAGAGGTTAAAATCCACACCTAATTATATATAAACATCAAATCCATCTTTTTAGGTGGATTTATTTTTTTAGCGTGCCCTTTCAGGTCAGGCTTTTGCACTCACTTTTTATTCATACTTCATAAAAGAGTTCAAACAAATGCTGCAATCCTTCACGCAGATTTTTTGCCAACTATTCTAAAAACTCAATGTTATACAATTGCAAACCAGAAGCTGGTGCAATATTTCTTAAAAACTTTTTATCATTATCTTCTTTTAAAGAATTTTTAATAAATTCTAAAGTAAGGTTTCCTTTACCTAATTCAAACAAAGTTGCCATCATCAATCTAATTTGATACCTTAAAAAACCTTTTCCTTTTACTTTTAAAATAAAACTTTGCTCAGGAAAAAAGTTAGCGGTTAAAACACTATTCGTTACAATTTCACAGGAATCAATAACTCTTTTAAAAATAGTTTTTTCTGAAGGTTTTGTACAATATTTATGAAAATAATGCTCACCTTCAAATAGTTTTGCACCAATTTTCATTGTATCAATATCTAAATCATCTAAAACACCAACCACAAAAGGAGCTGTAAAAGGGTGTAATTTCTCACCAAAAGAAAAATAATAATGATACTCTTTAATTTTAGGAGATTGAATGATATTAAATTTTAAATCTACCTCGTTCATAGAGAGAGCTCTAAAATCAAAAGAAAAATTATAATTTAAAGAATTTAAAAACCATTTTTCTACAACTTTTTCATCAATAAATAATTGAAAATAATAACAATTAGCAGATACTTTTGCGTCAGTTCTACCAACACCTAATGTTTTAAATCTTTTCTCTTCAAAAACAAAAGACAAAGTTTTATCAACCATGTCATGAAGTGTTTTAGCATTTGTTTGTTTCTGCCAACCAGAAAACCGAAAACCTAAAAATTGAATTTTAACTATGTATGAATATTGATATTTCATATTCTGTAAAGTTATATAAAAATAAAAAACCTCAATCTAAAAGATTGAGGTTTCAAAGGAAGGCAACGACCTACTCTCCCACCTAATTGGCAGTACCATCGGCGCTAATGGGCTTAACTTCTCTGTTCGGAATGGTAAGAGGTGAGCCCCATTGCTATAATCACCTTAAATTTTTGCTATTGACTTTTGGCTTTCAGCCTTTTGCCTATAACGCAGCTTTGCTGCCTATAAGTTAACATAGAAGTAAAAATAATATCTAAAGAATCTAAATTTTTATAAAAAATAAAAAAGAGTTGTTCCCTTCCGCACAAGGCGGAAGGAAAACGGCGTACATAAGTCTATGGGTTATTAGTACTACTTGGCTATGACATTACTGTCTTTACACCTATAGCCTATCAACGTGGTAATCTCCCACGACCCTTTAAAGAAATCTCATCTTGTGGTGGGTTTCGCGCTTATATGCTTTCAGCGCTTATCCCTTCCCGACGTAGCTACTCTGCCATGCCACTGGCGTGACAACAGATACACTAGAGGTCAGTTCAACTCGGTCCTCTCGTACTAAAGTCAAATCCACTCAAATTTCTAACGCCCACAGCAGATAGAGACCGAACTGTCTCACGACGTTCTGAACCCAGCTCGCGTGCCACTTTAATGGGCGAACAGCCCAACCCTTGGGACCTTCTCCAGCCCCAGGATGTGACGAGCCGACATCGAGGTGCCAAACCCCCCCGTCGATATGAGCTCTTGGGGGAGATCAGCCTGTTATCCCCGGAGTACCTTTTATCCTTTGAGCGATGGCCCTTCCATGCGGAACCACCGGATCACTATGCTCTTGTTTCCAACCTGATCGACCTGTATGTCTCTCAGTCAAGCACCCTTATGCCATTGCACTCTACGCACGGTTACCAAGCGTGCTGAGGGTACCTTTAGAAGCCTCCGTTACTCTTTTGGAGGCGACCACCCCAGTCAAACTACCCACCAAGCACTGTCCTCATCTCTGAGTTAGACTCTAGATAAGCAAAGGGTGGTATTTCAAGGTTGACTCCACAACGCCTAGCGACGCCGCTTCAAAGTCTCCCACCTATCCTACACATTACTTATCCAAAGCCAATACTAAGCTATAGTAAAGGTTCACGGGGTCTTTTCGTCCCGCTGCGGGTAATCGGCATCTTCACCGATACTACAATTTCACCGAGCTCATGGCTGAGACAGTGTCCAGATCGTTGCACCATTCGTGCAGGTCGGAACTTACCCGACAAGGAATTTCGCTACCTTAGGACCGTTATAGTTACGGCCGCCGTTTACTGGGGCTTCATTTCAGATCTTCGCCGAAGCTAAACCCTCCACTTAACCTTCCAGCACCGGGCAGGTGTCAGGCCTTATACATCATCTTTCAATTTAGCAAAGCCCTGTGTTTTTGATAAACAGTCGCCTGGACCTTTTCACTGCGGCCCCACCGAAGTGGGGCGACCCTTCTCCCGAAGTTACGGGTCGATTTTGCCTAGTTCCTTAGCCATGAATCTCTCGAGCACCTTAGAATTCTCATCCCAACTACCTGTGTCGGTTTACGGTACGGGTTCTTATAATCTGAAGCTTAGAGGTTTTTCTTGGAAGCCTTTAGGCACACTATCCACTTATCCGAAGATTCGTGGTACTATCGACCTTCTCCAAAATCTGCGGATTTACCTACAGATCCTATAAATACAGTCTTCAACGTACTATTCCGTCAGTACGCGGTGCTTTCAATACTCCGTCACCCCATCGCAATTATAAGAAGTACAGGAATATTAACCTGTTATCCATCGACTACTCCCTTCGGATTCGCCTTAGGACCCGACTAACCCTCAGCTGATTAGCATCGCTGAGGAAACCTTAGTCTTTCGGTGTGCGGGTTTCTCGCCCGCATTATCGTTACTTATGCCTACATTTTCTTTTGTAACCAGTCCAGCATACCTTACAGTACACCTTCTACCCTGTTACAATGCTCCCCTACCACTTACAGTAAACTGTAAATCCATAGCTTCGGTAATATACTTATGCCCGATTATTATCCATGCTCGATCGCTCGACTAGTGAGCTGTTACGCACTCTTTAAATGAATGGCTGCTTCCAAGCCAACATCCTAGCTGTCTGTGCAATCGAACCTCGTTAGTTCAACTTAGTATATATTTTGGGACCTTAGCTGATGGTCTGGGTTCTTTCCCTCTCGGACATGGACCTTAGCACCCATGCCCTCACTGCTGGTAAACATTTTATAGCATTCGGAGTTTGTCAGGAATTGGTAGGCGGTGAAGCCCCCGCATCCAATCAGTAGCTCTACCTCTATAAAACTTTTAACCAACGCTGCACCTAAATGCATTTCGGGGAGTACGAGCTATTTCCGAGTTTGATTGGCCTTTCACCCCTACCCACAGGTCATCCAAAGACTTTTCAACGTCAACTGGTTCGGTCCTCCACTGTATGTTACTACAGCTTCAACCTGCCCATGGGTAGATCACTCGGTTTCGCGTCTACTACTACTAACTATGGTCGCCCTATTCAGACTCGCTTTCGCTACGGCTCCATGTCTTAAACATTTAACCTTGCTAGAAACAGTAACTCGTAGGCTCATTATGCAAAAGGCACGCCGTCACACATAAATGTGCTCCGACCGCTTGTAGGCGTACGGTTTCAGGATCTCTTTCACTCCCTTACTTAGGGTTCTTTTCACCTTTCCCTCACGGTACTAGTTCACTATCGGTCTCTCAGGAGTATTTAGCCTTACCGGATGGTCCCGGTGGATTCATACAGGATTACTCGTGTCCCGCACTACTCAGGATACCACTATCAATAACTTCGCTTACTTTTACGGGACTATCACCCTCTTTGGTCTGTCTTTCCAAACAGTTCTAATTCACTTAGCATCGAATATCGTGGTCCTACAACCCCCAATTTGCCGTAACAAATTGGGTTTGGGCTAATCCGCGTTCGCTCGCCACTACTAACGGAATCACTATTGTTTTCTCTTCCTCCGGTTACTTAGATGTTTCAGTTCACCGGGTTTGCCCCTATA from Lutibacter sp. Hel_I_33_5 carries:
- a CDS encoding biopolymer transporter ExbD, producing the protein MNLRGRNKVNPNFNMSSMTDIVFLLLIFFMLTSTLVTVSAIDVLLPKAGGKTENNTSIAVSITKNSSFYIDKTKINSNNLELEILNRVGVDKKKTVIIRGDKDVPYKNVMKVIDIANKNKLKMILAVKGK
- a CDS encoding MotA/TolQ/ExbB proton channel family protein translates to MISFIQEKKELLEEVVSEEKTLSIYKLIMDGGLGGQIIIGILFVLLAVALYIYFERFFAIKAASKVDKNFMNQIKDYVANGKLEAADSLCKSKDSPTARLIEKGISRIGKPLEDINTAIENAGKLEVYQLERNVSVLATIAGAAPMIGFLGTVIGMIIAIHEIANSGGQIDIKLLSDGLYTAMTTTVAGLIVGIIAYITYNHLVVKTDKVVYQMEAKSVEFLDLLNEPV
- the nhaD gene encoding sodium:proton antiporter NhaD gives rise to the protein MESLIILIFVVGYLAITLEHNLKLDKLIPALAMMAICWAMVAVGVDGFSTWFDSSKHALVDNFPGLLHEEKLHLVEETLLHHLGKTAEILVFLLGAMTIVEIIDYFDGFSTIKSYVKTKSKKKILWLFGILAFFLSAIIDNLTATIVLISILQKIVKRREDRIWFAGLIIIAANAGGAWSPIGDVTTTMLWIGKKVSTPMLFIYLFLPSVLCMVVPTFIASFLPAFKGEIETDEKAENSKPGKHSATMLYLGLGAIVFVPFFKTVTHLPPYVGMMLSLAVVATFAEIYSRSKFSISSAIGDEAEEHEEHAHHSPVHSSLSKIEMPSILFFLGILMAVAALESLGILFGFAEMLKESIPLMGTEPNGTLVSDLVVMLLGVGSAIIDNVPLVAASLGMFSETVDNPLWHFIAFSAGTGGSMLIIGSAAGVVAMGMEKIDFFWYLKKISWLAFIGFFVGCITFMLMRSII
- a CDS encoding Glu/Leu/Phe/Val dehydrogenase dimerization domain-containing protein, which codes for MKELLKAYENKQPEIVFNWKDPETEAEGWTVINSLRGGAAGGGTRMREGLDMNEVLSLAKTMEVKFTVSGPAIGGAKSGINFNPNDPRKKGVLERWYKAVSPLLKNYYGTGGDLNVDEIHEVIPITEDSGVWHPQEGVFNGHFKPTEADKINRIGQLRHGVIKVIESDKYSPDIFKKYTIADMITGFGVAIAVKHYYDIYGGSIVGKKAIVQGFGNVGSAAAFYLAQMGAKVVGIIDRVGGVINEDGFSFDEIKEFFLQKDGNTLVAKNMIPFKEINDRIWNLPCEIFTPCAASRLITQDQINQMIETGLEVISCGANVPFADKEIFFGSIMEDTDKKVSLIPDFISNCGMARVFAYFMERRVAMTDEAIFEDTSSIIKKALEKTFEKNNSKKNISETAFEIALKQLI
- a CDS encoding anhydro-N-acetylmuramic acid kinase — translated: MNSDFCYVIGLMSGTSLDGLDIVYAYFDESDYKNFKIIFSETISYSNDWKENLQKAINFSTDELYQLDIDYGQYLGEKVNEFTKKNKIKVVDFIASHGHTILHQPDKGITLQVGSGEQIAKITNKKVVCDFRTQDVKFGGQGAPLVPIGDELLFSDYDYCLNLGGFANISFRESNKRIAFDICPVNIVLNHYVQKLGFMYDDKGEIASKGKINQQLLDTLNSLEFYKTAAPKSLGLEWVQSAIFPLIDSFENNIASILKTFIEHVAIQISMVYKNSSSILITGGGAFNKFLISRVEFYSETKIQLPDKQLIDFKEALIFAFLGVLKTKNQINCLQSVTGAKKDHSSGVLFYP
- a CDS encoding acyl-CoA dehydrogenase; protein product: MDFSLTEEHIMIRDAARDFAQTELLPGVIERDNKQEFPQEIVKKMGNLGFLGIMVDPKYGGSGMDAISYVLIMEELSKIDASASVMVSVNNSLVCYGLEAYGSEEQKQKYLTKLATGEFIGAFCLSEPEAGSDATSQATTAEDKGDHYLINGTKNWITNGGRSDVYLVIAQTDREKGHKGINAFIVEKGTEGFHIGPKEDKLGIRGSDTHTLQFNDVKVPKENRIGEDGFGFKFAMKTLSGGRIGIAAQALGIASGAYELALKYSKERKAFGTEICNHQAIAFKLADMHTDIEAARMLVMKAAWDKDQGNNYDKSSAMAKLYASKVAMEHTVEAVQIHGGNGFVKEYHVERLMRDAKITQIYEGTSEIQKIVISRSVIRG
- a CDS encoding tRNA pseudouridine(38-40) synthase TruA, producing the protein MKYQYSYIVKIQFLGFRFSGWQKQTNAKTLHDMVDKTLSFVFEEKRFKTLGVGRTDAKVSANCYYFQLFIDEKVVEKWFLNSLNYNFSFDFRALSMNEVDLKFNIIQSPKIKEYHYYFSFGEKLHPFTAPFVVGVLDDLDIDTMKIGAKLFEGEHYFHKYCTKPSEKTIFKRVIDSCEIVTNSVLTANFFPEQSFILKVKGKGFLRYQIRLMMATLFELGKGNLTLEFIKNSLKEDNDKKFLRNIAPASGLQLYNIEFLE